Proteins encoded by one window of Vidua chalybeata isolate OUT-0048 chromosome 15, bVidCha1 merged haplotype, whole genome shotgun sequence:
- the LOC128795522 gene encoding rho GTPase-activating protein 7-like, with translation MEEIEAREACDWLRAAGFPQYAQLFEDMQFPIDVKTVRRDHEFLDGDAIESLFRRLNTLNKYASMKVEISRDRKRSDDSEDDEPCAISDRWAYERCSQRWSRIESLAGFPAEEGAGAPTPGSPVLKIIHNEDSVFLDHGEKHDVSSIHSTSSADSDIVNSQKPFEDVESSTSSSRCSSVKVPSLDSAFSCSPPPSEFLNITSEEKLLDKSPSKKRKSLLKKMEKLHLRSCNLRSGQSKAKPIISEPVLLEGLNEEKMKMLNCVNISDLSGIRTKNNSPFSPQSCNSSNQSVNSSTGSTPSPVTKPGSPCEGRGTYAEHMDSSRLLLGNDLSQQNLKNDMTVQKNQMFQIPQGHKPGTFPTVLTDSSLSPPDSSSVNWRTGSFHGCRRSRSRSGSRDPKGPRSPLSGRDNRLSVYDNMPTADLESLEATQVGDDDVFSELNSVIADVNGLKKLVDQWTEKFSDDGDSDFASDLTSLYPPSPKESSLETEGSEDKAAGEAEGESSCGLGKEIGSADLTYIADSKKTNRHGKQHWCVEECVSLESLSLQTDGQSAAQLARTQKLALLKLTALMDRYSPSSKQGWNWTIPKFIKKPKASDYKDKNVFGVPLLLNVQRTSHPLPNGILQALEYLRSHFLDQVGLFRKSGVKSRILSLREMNETNPNNVCYEGQSAFDVADMVKQYFRDLPEPIFTSRLCESFLHIYQYVPKDEQFQAVQAAILLLPKENREALKILLFFLRDVVAFVEENQMTPTNIAVCLAPSLFHLNTLRRDSSSSSTRSSQRKCSLGKPDQRELNENLAATQGLAHMITECNRLFQVKLLPASPRHHR, from the exons AAATTGAAGCCAGAGAAGCCTGCGActggctgagagctgctggatTTCCCCAGTATGCTCAGCTGTTTGAAG ATATGCAGTTTCCCATTGATGTAAAAACTGTGAGGAGAGATCATGAATTTTTAGATGGAGATGCGATTGAATCACTGTTCAG AAGGTTGAACACATTGAACAAGTATGCATCAATGAAAGTGGAAATAAGCCGTGATAGGAAACGG AGTGACGACTCTGAAGATGATGAACCTTGTGCAATAAGTGACAGATGGGCTTATGAGAGGTGCAGCCAGCGGTGGTCTCGCATCGAGAGCCTGGCAGGTTTCCCAGCAGAGGAGGGTGCTGGTGCTCCCACCCCAGGCAGTCCAGTACTGAAGATCATCCACAACGAGGACAGTGTCTTTCTGGATCATGGTGAGAAGCACGATGTGTCCTCAATTcacagcaccagcagtgctgaCAGTGACATTGTTAACTCCCAAAAACCTTTTGAAGATGTGGAAAGCAGCACGAGCTCCTCAAGATGTTCCTCAGTTAAGGTACCCTCACTGGACTCTGCTTTTAGTTGTTCTCCTCCCCCcagtgaatttttaaatatcacCAGTGAGGAGAAGCTTTTGGACAAGTCACCATCTAAAAAGAGGAAGAGCCTTctaaagaaaatggagaagcTGCACTTAAGGAGCTGCAATTTAAGGAGTGGTCAGTCAAAGGCCAAACCCATAATAAGTGAACCTGTTCTTCTGGAAGGACTTAATGAAGAAAAGATGAAGATGCTGAACTGTGTAAATATTTCTGACCTCTCTGGCATCCGAACAAAGAACAattctcccttttctccccagagctgcaaCAGCAGCAATCAGTCTgtaaacagcagcacagggagcactCCAAGCCCTGTTACAAAACCAGGCAGCCCCTGTGAAGGAAGGGGGACGTATGCAGAGCACATGGACTCCAGCAGGCTGTTGCTGGGGAATGATCTATCCCAGCAAAACCTAAAAAATGACATGACGGTACAGAAGAACCAGATGTTTCAAATACCGCAAGGCCATAAACCTGGCACTTTCCCCACAGTACTTACAGATAGCTCCCTGTCTCCACCAGACAGCTCTTCTGTCAACTGGAGAACTGGGAGCTTCCACGGGTGCAGGAGGAGCCGGAGCAGAAGCGGTTCCAGGGATCCCAAAGGCCCCAGGAGTCCCCTGTCAGGCAGGGATAACAGGCTGAGTGTGTATGACAACATGCCCACCGCCGACCTGGAGAGTCTGGAGGCCACGCAAGTCGGTGACGACGACGTTTTCTCAGAGCTGAACAGTGTCATAGCAGATGTCAATGGTCTCAAAAAGCTGGTTGATCAGTGGACAGAGAAGTTCTCAGATGATGGGgattctgactttgccagtgaCTTGACCTCTTTGTATCCACCCTCCCCTAAAGAAAGCTCTCTTGAAACAGAGGGCTCGGAAGATAAGGCAGcaggggaggctgagggagagagcagctgtggcctGGGCAAGGAGATTGGTTCTGCAGACCTGACATACATCGCAGACTCTAAAAAGACCAACAG GCACGGGAAGCAGCACTGGTGTGTGGAAGAGTGTGTGAGCCTGGAAAGCCTTTCCCTCCAGACTGATGGCCAGTCAGCTGCCCAGCTGGCCCGCACACAAAAGCTGGCATTGCTGAAACTCACAGCTTTAATGGACAGATATTCCCCTTCCAGTAAGCAGGGCTGGAACTG gACCATACCAAAGTtcattaaaaaaccaaaagcctCAGACTACAAGGACAAAAATGTGTTTGGGGTTCCTTTACTTCTGAATGTGCAGCGAACAAGCCACCCCCTGCCCAATGGCATCCTGCAAGCCCTGGAGTATCTGAGAAGCCACTTTCTTGACCAG GTTGGCCTGTTCCGAAAATCCGGTGTTAAATCCAGGATTCTGTCTTTAAGAGAAATGAATgaaaccaacccaaacaatGTCTGTTATGAAGGGCAGTCAGCATTTGACGTGGCAGATATGGTCAAACAATATTTCCGAGACCTTCCTGAGCCTATATTTACCAGCAGGCTCTGTGAATCCTTCCTCCACATCTACCAAT ACGTGCCAAAGGATGAGCAGTTTCAGGCTGTCCAGGCTGCTATTCTCCTTCTCCCAAAGGAAAACCGAGAAGCTTTGAAAATCCTCCTGTTCTTCCTGCGAGATGTGGTGGCTTTTGTTGAGGAAAACCAGATGACCCCAACCAACATCGCTGTCTGTCTAGCGCCTTCTTTATTTCACCTCAACACCCTGAGGCGGGAcagttcctcctcctccaccag ATCCAGTCAGAGGAAGTGCAGCTTGGGGAAGCCAGACCAGAGGGAGCTGAACGAGAACCTGGCAGCAACGCAGGGCTTGGCCCACATGATAACGGAGTGCAACAGGCTCTTCCAG gtaaagctgctgcctgcctccccGCGCCATCACAGATGA